A single region of the Myxococcales bacterium genome encodes:
- the era gene encoding GTPase Era: MKPPEPYPAGTCALVGRPNVGKSTLLNAIIGQKLAITATKPQTTRSSLLGVYMQQAPPTQIAFMDTPGLHRPVTPLGRALVKDAKGTLFSSDVQLVVTDAPNCLRGHGYVARGDEEIFELLQNEKTPKVLAINKIDQINDKKHLLPILDAHATRFGFEEVIPISALKKSGLNNVLAAIRKHLPFGPTYAEDYLTNRPMRFLAAELVREAAISKTRDEVPHTIAVVVDTFDESTRIAHLAMTIVVERPSQKKILIGAKGSMLKSIGVEARKQIEALLGRQIYLELWVKVIEGWTKSPRHIRELVTDRHES; encoded by the coding sequence ATGAAACCTCCCGAACCGTACCCTGCCGGCACTTGCGCCCTGGTCGGGCGACCGAACGTGGGCAAGTCCACCCTTCTCAATGCCATCATCGGACAAAAGTTGGCCATCACAGCAACGAAGCCCCAAACCACGCGCTCTTCGCTCCTAGGGGTCTACATGCAACAAGCGCCCCCTACTCAGATTGCATTTATGGATACGCCAGGGCTTCACCGTCCGGTCACGCCCCTTGGACGCGCTCTGGTTAAGGACGCCAAGGGCACGCTGTTTTCGAGCGATGTGCAGCTAGTCGTCACCGACGCTCCCAACTGCCTGAGGGGTCATGGTTATGTGGCGCGTGGCGATGAGGAGATATTTGAACTGCTTCAGAACGAGAAAACACCCAAAGTGTTGGCTATCAATAAGATTGACCAGATCAACGACAAGAAACACCTCTTACCAATCCTCGATGCACACGCGACTCGCTTTGGATTTGAGGAGGTCATCCCCATCAGTGCGCTGAAGAAATCGGGGTTGAACAATGTGCTCGCCGCGATTCGCAAGCATCTTCCTTTTGGACCCACATACGCTGAGGACTATCTCACGAATCGTCCCATGCGATTTTTGGCCGCCGAGCTTGTGCGTGAGGCAGCTATTTCAAAGACCCGGGATGAGGTTCCCCATACCATTGCGGTGGTTGTGGATACTTTCGATGAATCTACCCGTATCGCTCATCTCGCCATGACTATTGTCGTTGAGCGACCCTCCCAGAAGAAGATTCTGATCGGGGCCAAAGGCAGCATGCTGAAAAGCATTGGCGTCGAGGCTCGAAAGCAGATCGAGGCCCTTCTTGGTCGCCAGATCTATCTGGAGTTGTGGGTGAAGGTCATTGAAGGCTGGACCAAGAGTCCGAGGCATATCCGCGAACTCGTCACGGATCGTCATGAATCCTAG
- the rlmN gene encoding 23S rRNA (adenine(2503)-C(2))-methyltransferase RlmN — MPPVSSLIELFPEDWSRLLETWGEPRYRARQIFRWIHQRGVMDAEEMTDLPLPLRRRLATEGLSSPVTLATTFASPDGTQKLLFALEDQANIESVLIPPFANDEATPDGWVTQCVSSQVGCALGCVFCASGVAGFGRHLSASEIVAEVLLARQQLQQGQTLRRLVFMGMGEPLHNYDALVRALRLLMHKDGLAFSPRRITVSTSGLVPEIERFGREFSGQVQLAVSLHAPTDALRTELMPINKRYGIKALTDALKRYPLSKRSRFTIEYILIKGVNDTPAHAEQLARILRGLPVKINLIPMNSIASSSHRAPPEETVDQFQTRLTSFHLSTFVRKQRGDDISAACGQLALLGTKPKKRPASSPANAWTTALANH, encoded by the coding sequence ATGCCACCTGTTTCCTCGTTAATTGAGCTATTTCCCGAAGATTGGAGCCGCCTGCTCGAAACCTGGGGCGAACCCCGTTATCGCGCACGGCAAATCTTTCGGTGGATCCATCAGCGCGGCGTGATGGACGCCGAGGAGATGACGGACTTACCGTTGCCTCTGCGTCGACGCTTGGCGACTGAGGGGCTCTCTTCCCCCGTCACGCTGGCTACCACCTTTGCCTCGCCAGATGGTACCCAAAAGCTTCTTTTTGCACTCGAGGACCAGGCAAACATTGAATCGGTGTTGATTCCCCCCTTCGCAAATGACGAGGCCACGCCCGACGGTTGGGTCACTCAGTGCGTCTCAAGTCAGGTGGGGTGTGCTCTCGGATGCGTATTTTGTGCTTCGGGCGTTGCTGGCTTTGGTCGCCACCTATCCGCCTCCGAGATTGTGGCCGAGGTCCTGTTGGCGAGGCAGCAACTTCAACAGGGCCAGACCCTGCGCAGGCTTGTCTTTATGGGCATGGGCGAGCCGCTGCACAACTACGATGCTCTGGTGCGCGCCTTGCGTCTTCTCATGCACAAAGATGGGTTGGCGTTCTCTCCGAGACGCATCACGGTTTCTACAAGTGGGCTCGTGCCGGAGATCGAGCGCTTTGGTCGCGAATTTTCCGGTCAGGTGCAACTTGCAGTTTCTCTCCATGCCCCCACGGACGCATTACGCACTGAACTGATGCCGATCAATAAGAGGTACGGGATCAAAGCGCTTACTGACGCGCTAAAACGCTATCCCCTCTCTAAACGATCACGCTTTACCATCGAGTATATTCTGATAAAAGGCGTCAATGACACTCCGGCGCATGCAGAGCAGCTTGCACGCATACTTCGCGGGCTCCCCGTTAAGATCAATCTCATTCCCATGAACTCCATTGCCAGCTCATCCCATCGAGCGCCTCCTGAGGAAACCGTCGACCAGTTTCAGACGAGGCTAACCTCGTTTCACCTTTCGACGTTTGTGCGCAAGCAACGGGGAGATGATATCTCTGCGGCTTGCGGTCAACTCGCGCTGCTAGGAACCAAGCCAAAGAAGCGTCCGGCATCATCTCCGGCAAATGCATGGACCACAGCACTCGCAAACCACTAG
- a CDS encoding low molecular weight phosphotyrosine protein phosphatase has product MIRICFVCLGNICRSPTAEVIMESLIKSAGLEDRIQVDSAGTSDCHIGDPADRRAQETARDMGLTIKHRGRQLKAKDLDAFDYVIAMDQYNLKDIQMLAGAALHRAQIRLLRDFDREAGEDRDVPDPYYGESDGFRRVFDICMRGCKGLLQEIRATHDI; this is encoded by the coding sequence GTGATTCGGATTTGTTTCGTTTGCTTAGGCAATATCTGTCGCTCACCCACCGCAGAGGTGATCATGGAATCTCTGATAAAGTCAGCGGGTCTCGAAGACCGCATTCAAGTTGACAGCGCGGGGACCTCGGATTGCCATATCGGCGACCCGGCCGACCGACGCGCCCAAGAGACCGCCCGCGACATGGGTCTCACGATCAAGCATCGTGGGCGGCAATTGAAGGCCAAGGACCTCGATGCATTTGATTATGTCATCGCCATGGACCAATATAATCTTAAAGACATTCAAATGCTTGCTGGCGCAGCGCTCCACCGGGCCCAGATTCGTCTCTTACGGGATTTCGATCGGGAGGCGGGTGAAGACCGAGACGTTCCAGATCCCTACTACGGAGAATCCGATGGGTTTCGCCGGGTGTTCGATATATGTATGCGCGGGTGTAAGGGACTGCTTCAAGAGATCCGTGCCACCCATGACATCTAA
- a CDS encoding potassium transporter Kup codes for MLRGLGALGIVYGDIGTSPLYALRECFGGHFGIALSSTNVYGVLSLTLWSLIFVISIKYLTLITRAHNAGEGGILALIALLFPSRESPRVYSAAWLLIVLGLFGAALLYGDGMITPAISVLSAVEGVAIDAPWMTPYVPPLTVLILVALFMIQHRGTARVGFLFGPVMLVWFVVLAVLGVHGILQHPRILNALNPVYAWVFFAHNGMHGFWVLGAVFLVVTGGEALYADMGHFGIHAIRRAWFWIVLPALALNYLGQGAILLVSPSSVTHPFFALAPLWGHYPLVVLSTMATVIASQAVITGSFSLTMQAVQLGYIPRLKVEHTSAKEYGQIYVPLINWILLLFSCALVVSFGTSSNLAAAYGVAVTTTMGITTLLFFFAMQRVLNWPSWVAWAVSALFLVADLSFFSANLAKVAQGGWFPLLVGLSILLVMTTWKTGRAILNSRLAEGSMSLEALWEQLERHPAPRVPGTAIYMYSNLGSAPPALLSNLRHNHVLHEQIAILTVTISAVPFVRPKNRLSYQRLKNNVLIMELRFGFMQRLDIPAALRRIDDTELRDALAEGVFVLGRETLLATERPGMAIWREQLFALMARNAQRATEFFCLPSERVLEIGTQVEL; via the coding sequence ATGCTTAGAGGGCTGGGCGCCTTGGGTATCGTATATGGAGATATCGGCACAAGCCCTTTGTACGCGCTGCGCGAGTGTTTTGGCGGTCATTTTGGCATTGCTCTTAGCTCCACCAATGTATACGGGGTTCTTTCCTTGACGTTGTGGTCGTTAATCTTTGTGATCTCCATTAAATATCTTACCCTGATTACCCGAGCCCATAACGCAGGAGAAGGCGGGATTCTCGCGCTTATCGCTTTGCTGTTTCCATCTCGGGAATCTCCGCGGGTGTACAGCGCTGCCTGGTTGCTTATCGTGCTCGGGCTTTTTGGAGCAGCCTTGTTGTACGGAGATGGCATGATCACGCCCGCCATCTCAGTGCTGAGCGCGGTTGAGGGTGTCGCGATCGATGCCCCGTGGATGACCCCCTATGTGCCGCCGCTCACAGTGCTGATTCTTGTCGCGCTTTTTATGATTCAACATCGCGGTACCGCGCGGGTGGGCTTTCTGTTCGGCCCCGTAATGTTGGTTTGGTTTGTCGTACTCGCTGTGCTTGGCGTGCATGGCATTCTGCAGCATCCCCGTATTCTTAATGCGCTCAACCCCGTATACGCTTGGGTGTTCTTTGCGCACAATGGCATGCATGGATTCTGGGTGTTGGGCGCCGTGTTTCTCGTGGTCACTGGCGGTGAGGCGCTCTATGCGGACATGGGACATTTCGGCATCCACGCCATTCGGCGCGCATGGTTTTGGATAGTTCTGCCGGCTCTTGCTCTCAATTACCTAGGACAGGGGGCCATTTTGCTCGTATCGCCGTCCTCGGTGACGCATCCCTTTTTCGCTCTAGCGCCGCTCTGGGGACACTATCCGCTTGTCGTTCTTTCCACCATGGCGACGGTCATCGCCTCTCAGGCGGTGATCACAGGTTCATTTTCTCTCACCATGCAGGCTGTGCAGCTTGGGTACATCCCACGCCTGAAGGTCGAGCACACGTCTGCCAAAGAATACGGACAGATCTACGTCCCTCTCATCAATTGGATCCTTCTGCTTTTCTCTTGCGCCTTGGTGGTCAGCTTTGGCACATCCAGTAACTTGGCGGCCGCCTACGGAGTCGCAGTCACCACTACGATGGGCATCACCACACTGCTTTTCTTCTTTGCAATGCAGCGCGTCCTCAACTGGCCCAGTTGGGTTGCATGGGCGGTGAGTGCGCTGTTTTTGGTGGCTGATCTAAGCTTTTTTAGTGCCAATCTAGCTAAAGTCGCCCAAGGTGGCTGGTTCCCGCTACTGGTAGGGCTTTCTATCCTGCTTGTAATGACAACTTGGAAAACTGGGCGGGCGATTCTTAATTCACGTCTTGCGGAAGGATCGATGTCACTCGAAGCACTTTGGGAACAACTTGAGCGCCATCCTGCTCCGCGCGTTCCCGGAACGGCCATCTATATGTACAGCAATCTGGGTAGTGCCCCACCCGCGTTGCTCAGCAATCTTAGACACAACCATGTCCTTCATGAACAAATTGCGATTTTGACCGTGACCATTTCCGCGGTTCCATTTGTGCGTCCAAAAAATCGTCTGAGTTACCAAAGACTCAAGAACAACGTACTCATCATGGAGCTAAGATTTGGCTTTATGCAGCGACTCGACATTCCCGCCGCGCTGCGCCGTATCGACGATACGGAGCTTAGGGACGCATTGGCGGAGGGCGTTTTTGTGCTTGGCCGCGAAACCTTACTCGCTACCGAGCGGCCCGGCATGGCCATTTGGCGAGAGCAATTGTTTGCCTTGATGGCGCGCAACGCTCAGCGTGCCACCGAGTTTTTTTGTTTGCCATCGGAGCGCGTGTTGGAGATTGGGACCCAAGTCGAGCTTTAA
- a CDS encoding L,D-transpeptidase, translated as MKPPRAVRVVFILALPFFACGSCDEGEAPSAKRRSPKYSPTSELDRHFPLHGLVSGIQLSIHRSPDPQSNVLGWVRIGSRIRLKRETRKSPTCQSGWHPIYPEGWLCKGEGVIIASKPPPDSLAVLPAAAAAALPYAYYKVKDQATAEFHRLPSRDEQREVQAYIDRYLDLKADDAKRALRFLKAELPDQLSKPAVLNRVLDRGFYVAGVGTEIRSQRQFLKTVSGRFLKLASLVNYKGSPFRGVRVTSSDTLPIAWAIRTAQPLSAHERADGTVAISPDSTHAEIMRHARLSWKERKRINGRVYHVLSDGTLLRDWFVSVAELIKPPRHVGTTEIWIHIDLGAQTLVLYRGTKPMYATLISTGITGHETPTGEFAIRQKRISDTMADLGGELDARYSIEDVPWTQYIKGSIALHGAFWHTRFGLKNSHGCINLAPTDAHILFDYTTPHLPLGWHGMVTQTTGTRGSLVWITD; from the coding sequence ATGAAACCGCCGCGCGCCGTCAGAGTGGTTTTCATACTCGCCTTGCCCTTTTTCGCGTGCGGCAGTTGCGACGAGGGGGAGGCGCCCTCAGCCAAGCGTCGATCGCCCAAGTACTCGCCCACATCAGAACTCGATCGTCATTTCCCATTGCATGGGCTCGTCAGCGGAATTCAGCTCAGCATCCATCGGTCCCCAGACCCTCAAAGCAACGTGCTGGGGTGGGTCCGTATCGGCTCTCGCATCCGACTCAAACGAGAGACGAGAAAGAGCCCGACCTGTCAGAGTGGGTGGCACCCCATTTACCCTGAAGGTTGGTTGTGCAAGGGAGAGGGCGTCATCATAGCATCCAAGCCTCCACCCGATTCACTGGCGGTTCTCCCTGCTGCAGCAGCTGCTGCGCTGCCTTACGCATACTACAAGGTCAAAGATCAAGCGACCGCGGAGTTCCATCGTTTACCCTCACGCGACGAGCAGCGCGAGGTGCAGGCATACATTGATCGTTATCTCGATCTCAAAGCGGACGATGCGAAGCGTGCCTTGCGTTTTCTAAAAGCAGAGCTTCCAGATCAACTGAGCAAACCTGCTGTACTCAATCGCGTCTTGGACCGGGGATTCTATGTAGCCGGCGTCGGAACCGAGATTCGGTCCCAACGACAATTTCTCAAGACCGTGAGCGGGCGTTTTCTAAAACTCGCTAGCCTCGTTAACTATAAAGGGTCCCCCTTTCGGGGCGTCCGTGTCACTTCTTCGGACACGCTTCCTATCGCTTGGGCGATACGCACTGCTCAACCTCTTTCCGCACATGAGCGTGCTGATGGAACCGTCGCGATTTCACCAGATAGCACGCACGCGGAAATAATGCGCCATGCACGCCTCTCATGGAAGGAAAGAAAACGCATCAATGGCCGCGTGTATCACGTGCTATCAGATGGAACACTGCTCAGGGACTGGTTTGTGTCCGTTGCGGAGCTCATCAAACCGCCAAGGCATGTAGGAACAACCGAAATATGGATCCACATCGATTTGGGTGCCCAGACTCTGGTCCTTTATCGTGGGACAAAGCCAATGTATGCGACCCTAATCTCCACTGGAATCACCGGGCATGAAACGCCTACGGGAGAGTTTGCGATTCGACAGAAGCGCATCTCCGATACCATGGCGGATTTGGGGGGTGAACTCGATGCTCGGTACAGCATTGAGGATGTGCCCTGGACACAGTATATTAAGGGGTCCATCGCCCTTCACGGCGCGTTTTGGCACACACGGTTCGGTCTGAAAAACTCCCACGGATGCATTAACCTTGCACCCACTGACGCACATATTCTATTTGATTATACCACGCCTCACTTGCCGCTTGGTTGGCACGGAATGGTCACACAAACCACCGGCACCCGGGGTAGTTTAGTGTGGATCACAGACTGA
- the der gene encoding ribosome biogenesis GTPase Der — translation MNPRRDPHPALPASNCKGLPVVAIVGRPNVGKSSLFNRLVGTNLAIIEDRPGVTRDRHYAHANMAGRDVVIIDTGGFDPESDDPMRLGIVQQVRLALEETDLTICVLDASEPPLPADRHAAELLRQTKKPVIFVANKLDNPNNSQELSELYALGIGDILPLSALHGHGLHELERLVSQKLPEAEGSNEPVSDVSIPWVAIVGKPNAGKSSLINHLLGRDQQLVDARPGTTVDSIDSVVEKRSGRFVLIDTAGMRRKRSISDSIEAASVLQAIRALGRANVAVLMIDVTEGATEQDTKIAGLIQDRGCGMVVALNKTDLVSRDKLKAAQKNVRETLLFASWAPRVAMSVKDNRGTTKLLETIRHVHAQYHARVPTAELNRFFEDVLAHHPPPTKGGRPVRLYYVTQARTAPPVFVAVSNRPEAVHFSYQRYVINQIRERFGFDGVPIRVVYRKKSGARS, via the coding sequence ATGAATCCTAGACGGGATCCGCATCCCGCTCTTCCGGCCAGCAACTGTAAAGGTCTGCCTGTCGTTGCCATTGTAGGTCGACCCAACGTGGGCAAGAGTTCTCTTTTTAACCGACTGGTCGGAACTAACCTCGCCATCATAGAAGATCGTCCGGGGGTCACCCGCGATCGCCATTATGCGCACGCCAATATGGCAGGACGCGACGTGGTGATAATTGACACAGGTGGCTTTGACCCCGAAAGCGACGATCCGATGCGACTCGGTATCGTCCAACAGGTGCGTCTCGCGCTTGAAGAGACGGATCTGACCATCTGTGTGCTCGATGCGAGCGAACCGCCGTTGCCGGCTGATCGCCACGCCGCAGAGCTCCTCCGGCAAACAAAAAAGCCCGTCATTTTTGTCGCAAATAAGCTCGATAATCCAAATAATTCCCAGGAACTCAGCGAGCTTTACGCTTTGGGCATAGGCGACATTCTTCCTTTGTCGGCCCTCCATGGGCACGGACTCCACGAACTCGAGCGGTTGGTGAGCCAAAAGCTACCAGAGGCAGAGGGCTCCAACGAACCGGTGTCGGACGTCAGCATTCCTTGGGTGGCCATCGTGGGTAAGCCCAACGCGGGCAAATCCTCGTTGATCAACCATCTGCTGGGTCGAGACCAGCAGCTTGTGGACGCACGGCCAGGCACCACGGTCGATAGCATTGATTCGGTGGTAGAAAAACGTTCTGGGCGTTTTGTGTTGATCGATACCGCAGGCATGCGGCGCAAGCGCTCAATCAGCGATTCCATCGAAGCCGCCAGCGTGTTGCAGGCCATTCGCGCACTCGGTCGAGCGAACGTGGCGGTACTCATGATAGACGTCACCGAGGGTGCCACGGAACAGGACACCAAAATTGCGGGTCTTATACAGGACCGTGGATGCGGCATGGTGGTTGCGCTCAATAAAACCGACCTCGTGAGCCGAGACAAGCTGAAAGCCGCGCAAAAGAATGTCCGCGAGACCCTCCTGTTTGCATCGTGGGCCCCCCGCGTAGCGATGAGCGTCAAGGATAACCGAGGAACCACAAAGCTACTTGAGACAATCCGTCACGTACATGCACAATATCACGCACGCGTGCCGACCGCGGAACTCAACCGCTTTTTCGAAGACGTCTTGGCGCATCATCCGCCACCGACGAAAGGAGGAAGGCCGGTCCGGCTTTATTACGTCACCCAAGCCCGCACAGCGCCTCCTGTCTTTGTGGCGGTCAGCAACCGGCCCGAAGCCGTGCACTTTAGCTATCAACGCTATGTCATCAATCAGATCCGGGAGCGTTTCGGATTTGATGGGGTTCCTATTCGGGTCGTCTATCGCAAGAAAAGCGGCGCTCGATCCTGA
- a CDS encoding HEAT repeat domain-containing protein has product MATLLACGGRQPTAVDQSVAQGNLSSALRHYEEQRLLHGPDVEALGQVAGLVLEQEASFPGSRRDAAIEELRRAGDETDAVLMRLAARSQSKAARARALAILTERGDADAQQKLRRLLDDKDPEVVAAAIVALDPEADQAKLLALLGSPFGPIRESASRRLGQGPSQRRVLKALIDTARLDPLGSVRASAIHALIKYKALAKPAFRQGLKDSSPFVRHAAVIAAAQSGEHELDTLLMAELPDPPTEKSIDVAHALARLAPSEKAKAIGRAYVLKGLEAGDPRVRYDAATSLSTMASMEEQHGVIARAMQQETNIDTKVAMAGLLEKDATYAPKARRVFEEALTTEGLGGVEAAMILAKTDAKAPSLQTLERLMRTGTVEVRAAAAHALAWDAGEPDRARTALKAPHPRVRIKAAGGILLALSGG; this is encoded by the coding sequence GTGGCGACTCTGTTAGCGTGCGGTGGTCGGCAGCCTACCGCCGTCGATCAATCGGTGGCCCAAGGCAATCTTTCTTCTGCACTCAGACATTACGAAGAACAGCGTCTGTTGCATGGCCCTGATGTAGAGGCTTTGGGGCAAGTGGCGGGATTGGTGCTCGAGCAAGAGGCGTCTTTTCCTGGCTCCCGCCGGGATGCTGCCATAGAAGAGTTGCGTCGGGCAGGCGATGAAACCGATGCGGTTTTGATGCGTCTTGCTGCGCGTTCCCAATCTAAAGCAGCGCGGGCGCGCGCCTTGGCGATCCTTACTGAGCGAGGTGACGCAGATGCACAGCAAAAGCTGCGCCGCTTACTCGATGATAAAGATCCCGAGGTCGTGGCTGCCGCCATAGTGGCGTTGGATCCAGAGGCTGACCAGGCGAAGCTCTTAGCACTTTTGGGAAGTCCTTTTGGTCCTATACGGGAATCGGCGAGCCGCCGATTGGGTCAGGGACCGTCGCAACGGCGCGTGCTGAAGGCACTCATCGACACAGCACGTCTCGATCCCCTCGGCAGCGTCCGAGCCTCCGCGATCCACGCTCTCATTAAGTACAAGGCACTTGCCAAACCCGCGTTTCGTCAGGGACTCAAGGATAGCAGTCCTTTCGTGCGCCATGCGGCAGTTATTGCTGCGGCGCAGTCGGGCGAGCATGAACTCGATACGCTGCTTATGGCCGAGCTCCCAGATCCCCCGACAGAGAAGAGCATCGACGTCGCCCACGCCTTGGCCAGGCTTGCTCCTTCTGAGAAAGCCAAAGCAATCGGGAGGGCATATGTACTCAAGGGGCTTGAGGCAGGCGATCCTCGGGTGCGATACGACGCTGCAACTTCATTAAGTACTATGGCGAGTATGGAGGAACAGCATGGTGTCATCGCGCGGGCGATGCAACAGGAGACCAACATAGACACCAAGGTGGCCATGGCCGGCTTGCTTGAGAAGGATGCCACATATGCGCCTAAAGCACGCCGCGTGTTCGAGGAGGCGCTAACTACAGAGGGGTTGGGTGGCGTAGAAGCCGCGATGATTTTGGCGAAGACCGATGCCAAGGCACCCTCCCTACAGACGTTGGAGCGTTTGATGCGAACGGGGACTGTGGAGGTGCGCGCCGCTGCCGCTCATGCGTTGGCCTGGGATGCTGGCGAGCCCGACCGCGCTAGAACTGCCCTCAAAGCACCCCATCCCCGGGTTCGGATCAAGGCCGCTGGCGGAATCTTGTTGGCGCTATCCGGGGGCTAG
- a CDS encoding fructosamine kinase family protein yields MTSKALLDAIAGALGQPVCVSGRLRGGDICISYRMTLQDGRTVFVKTHDAAPRGMFEAEADGLAWLRVDGAPRVPRVFTHALASPDRPAFLVLEYVELGERGPTYDEHLGRGLAALHRTHVPRFGWNRNNFIAVLPQANPPSENWGEFYQSARLAPLLERAQHVGRMPPSLRRRFETLFSRLPTLIGPEEPPARLHGDLWTGNAICDNKGQPCLIDPAVYGGHREMDLAMMRLFGGFSETTFAAYHEAYPLYPGHEQRLPLYQLYPLLVHLILFGGSYLAAVEAALTRLLPS; encoded by the coding sequence ATGACATCTAAGGCGCTGCTTGACGCGATTGCGGGCGCGCTAGGACAACCCGTCTGTGTATCTGGCCGCCTGCGAGGCGGCGATATCTGCATAAGCTATCGGATGACGCTTCAGGACGGCAGAACGGTGTTTGTCAAAACGCATGATGCGGCACCTCGAGGCATGTTTGAGGCTGAGGCAGACGGCCTTGCATGGCTGCGGGTTGACGGCGCACCCAGGGTTCCCAGGGTGTTCACGCACGCTCTAGCCAGCCCAGATCGTCCCGCATTTTTGGTGCTCGAGTACGTGGAGCTAGGAGAAAGGGGTCCCACTTACGACGAGCATCTCGGCCGTGGACTCGCGGCCCTCCATCGCACTCATGTACCGCGCTTTGGGTGGAACCGGAATAACTTCATTGCAGTCTTACCTCAAGCCAACCCGCCTTCAGAGAACTGGGGGGAGTTTTATCAGAGCGCTCGGCTCGCGCCGCTGCTCGAACGCGCTCAGCACGTCGGGCGCATGCCGCCATCACTGCGTCGGAGATTCGAAACGCTGTTTTCCCGTCTGCCCACACTGATAGGTCCCGAGGAGCCGCCCGCGCGTCTGCACGGGGATTTGTGGACGGGAAATGCGATCTGCGACAACAAAGGTCAGCCCTGCTTGATCGACCCGGCAGTCTATGGCGGGCACAGGGAGATGGATCTCGCCATGATGCGCTTGTTTGGCGGATTCAGCGAGACAACCTTCGCGGCCTATCATGAAGCCTATCCTTTATATCCAGGCCACGAGCAACGGCTCCCCCTGTATCAGCTCTACCCACTGCTCGTGCATCTGATTCTGTTTGGGGGCTCGTATTTGGCAGCTGTTGAAGCCGCACTTACTCGGTTGTTGCCAAGTTAA